In Solibacillus sp. FSL R7-0682, the sequence ATCCACGCCATATTTTCGTCTCCTTTCGTCTTGACTTTCGCAATAACTTGCGTTTATAATGAATGTAACAAATATTCGAGGTGATTACGTTGAGTAATACGGTTGATGCTTTTAAAACTAAGCGCGAAGTTGAGCGCATGAAAAAAGCCCTTCACGGGCGTGATCGTTTGCTATTTATCGTTGGCGTTAGCTTCGGACTGCGTATCAGCGACCTTTTAACGCTTAAATTAGGCGATTTGCGCGGTAAGACGCATCTAAGTATCGTCGAGAAGAAAACGGCTAATACGCGCCATTCTAAGCGTCCTAGACGCATTAAGATTAGCGATACTGTCGCAAAAGAGATCGCTAAGCTTGACGGCGATGATGACGACTATTTATTTCAGTCGCGCAAAGGCGATAACAAGCCGATTAGTCGCGTTCAGGCTTACCGCATATTAAATGCCGC encodes:
- a CDS encoding tyrosine-type recombinase/integrase is translated as MITLSNTVDAFKTKREVERMKKALHGRDRLLFIVGVSFGLRISDLLTLKLGDLRGKTHLSIVEKKTANTRHSKRPRRIKISDTVAKEIAKLDGDDDDYLFQSRKGDNKPISRVQAYRILNAAAERAGLNVNVGCHSTRKTFGWQLYNNGIDITRIMEIFGHSTPAMTLKYIGITSDEIDEAYEAIEV